The genomic DNA TAATGATTGCTTTCTTGATTGATTAATCAGCTGATTCATTGTTTGTCTGGTAAAACTTcagtaaataatgtaaaatgacTCCAGAGGTCAATGTGACGTCTGATGATAGTTTAGCGTTCGAGCAGAGCTGCAGCGAACAGTCAGTCAGCTCGAGGACAAAACAATCAGCAGTCATCAATAAATTGTTCTAATGTCTTATAATGTGTTTGCATCCAGGAGTCAGAGTGGTGTTTATGGAATCTGAATTTTTGAgtgaggaggagcagcagagtcaTTTTAAGAAGGGATTTTTATTGAAACACCATCAGGCTGAAGTTATGGTTCAAAGCATTTTCTCCCATCATGCCTTTCAGATAGCAGAGCTAGTGGTGGACAACAGTCGCTCTGCAGACGGGGAGGTCGAAGGTCTGACGGACGAGTTCACGGAGCTGGAGTTCCTCAGTATGGTCAACGTGGGTCTGAGCTCGCTGGCTAAGCTGCCCTCACTGCCCAAACTACGCAAGGTGAGCAGTCCTCAGCTGATGGCCGTTATAGAGCTGCAGGTGTGTGGAGACCAGCTGCTCCAACATCTGCAGGAGCTTCATAGTCGTTGTAGGATGATCACATGTAGGTTTTCCTTTTgtgaagaaaaactaaaacttctGCCCTAAAGTCTTTAACTGTAGTATATGTGCTCTTATAGCTACTGAAAAAGTCCAAATTCTTATCATGTCTTATGCCACTTCATCATTTCATACATTTCTTTCTCCTGATTAAAATTTTAAACCAAGCTGGACCTCTGAGCTCTGAGTATGGCTCGTGTTTGTTCTAGGCGTGTGAAGTGTTCTCACTTCATGTAACTCCTGATaagaaaatacagaatttaACGTGATTACATTGGACAGCTCTGGTGTTTATGTGGAAATACAGATTTGAACAAACTGGTTCACCTCAGTATTGTGATTCTAAATTGATTTACAAATGCAAAAGTaggttttgtgatttttggagTGACAGTGACAGCAGAGCAGCACCTGGACAGGTGAATGTAGGCAGCAATGTGTCTGCAGGACACCTGATGGTCCAGCAGGTGGCACCTTTGTGCTGTGGCTCAGACTCAGAACAGGTAAGAAGTGAATTCAGGTGACAGAAGTTAGTCCTGGTTAAAACAGTGACTGTATGAAGGCTGTAGTGTTGTGGATTCTGAAGACTGTAAATAattaatacatattttcaaaCGTAGTCATCCAGTACGAGGTTTTTAGCTCATATAATTCAACAGCTTGATATTGATAAAGCACAAAATTGTAGAATTTAACTGAACATTTACACTATTATGTCTACTTTGATCATTAACTGATCATTACAACAACTATTAAGGGGATTTATCGTAGGACTGTTGCATAAGACTAACTCCTGACTGTCTCTTCTCGAGGAGTGATCACACTTTAGTCTGTTGCCTTTCCTGGCTGTTCTCCTTGCTATTTTCCCTCCAGTCTGTTCTGTCAGTTGTTTTTCTTGCCTGCCGTACTGACTGTTCTGGCTGTTCACCCTCCATGCTGTTCTTCTGACTGTTTGTCCTCCTGGCTCTTTTTCTGACTACTATTCTGCCTGTTGTCCTGATTAGATCTGACTGTCATCCCGATGGTCTTCCTGACTGTTCTTACAGTTGGTTGCCCTTCAGACTGTTCTTCTGCCTCTTCTATGTACTGTTCTCTCTCATGATTAGTCTCCTGACTGTTGTGGCCGTCCTTCAGACTGTTCTCCCGATTGTTCTCTTTACTGTCCCATGCTCTGTCTTTCCAGCTGCTGTCCTGGCTGTTCTCTGTATTGTTCGCCTGATGAATCTCTGTCCTGACCTTCTCCTGGCTCTTCTGTTCTTCTGTTCTTTTTCCTGGCTGTTCTTCTGACTGTTCTCTCTCCGCTTCCTCAGTTGGAGCTCAGCGACAACAACCTGTCGGGTTCTCTGGAGACTCTGTCGGAGAAGTGTCCCAACCTGACCTACCTCAACCTGAGCGGGAACAAGATCAAAGAGCTGAGCACCGTGGAGGCTCTGGTGAGAACCTCACTCACCTCACAGTCTGTCTTCAGCTGCTAAAACACTGGCATGCTACATGCTAACACACTGCATTTTCTGCTGCAGCAAAACCTGAAGAGCCTCCAGAGTCTGGACCTGTTCAACTGTGAGATCACGTCTCTGGAGGACTACAGGGAGAGCGTGTTCGAGCTGCTGCCTCAGGTCACCTACCTGGACGGCTTCGACCAGGAGGACAACGAGGCGCCCGACTCTGAGGCCGACGACGAAGGTGAGACTTGGTTTAAACCTGGGGAAATGTTtcctctgtcctccatctgacagcgtctctttgtttacagacGAGGACGGCGAGGACGGGGCGGGGCCGACCGGAGATTACGATGAGGACGACgacgaagaggaggatgaggacgGCTCAGAGGGAGGAGAGGTGGGGCTGAGCTTTCAGGTGAACCGGGGCGATCAGGTGGGCAACTCAGGCTTCAACCTGTAGATAGATTCCCATCATGCACCTGTGCTCAGCCAGGcagagaaccagaaccagacgaCGTGCTGCATCTGATCTCTTAGGGACCGAATTCTCCCACAGTgcaacaggaaacaggaaaattATCATTTGAAAATAGGTAGTTAGACTTTTTAATGCCTCTAAACTTAAACTGATTCGTAATCTCCATGGTTACGATGGCAAACAGAAGCAGAGAGGAAGTCTTAGTGAATCTTCTAAAAAGAATCAGATGGAGTCGAGTTCTCTGGCTGGTCTGAACTGAGCCGTCTGATGGGTTCACCTCAGGTGTGACTGTGGTCTTGACCAGGTTCAGCACCAGAATGGCCGCCTCTGACACAGGATGGAGGTGTTTTATGCTCTGTAAAAGAGTTTTCTACTTGCTTCTCAACCAAGTCATCATTTTCTACAATTGTATGGAACATAAGTTCTAAGTTTGTCTTAGGAATGGTTAGTAAGTGACTGCAGCAACACTTTCTTTATCCTCCTGTGCAGGACAATTATGAAACatagatttttaatttcaatGAATCTTTCCCagtatactttaaaaaaataataataaaagtaattgACAGGTGTTTAATTTAGAAGAAAATTATGTGGAAGATTTCCAGAAAGTTCACTGCTGCTGTTGAAGTGCAGCCGGTCAGAGTCGGTCTGCTGGCGTCGGCCTGGTCACAGTGACGTAGAGCTTCATTAGTGTCCTCCATTTAGAAACCGCTTTTAGCTcacacatgcttttattttgaaattgaagTTGAAGGTAAACTCCTCTACTCTTCTGTCTACTTCATCTCAGGACGAGGACGAGGAAGACtatgcagaggaggaggaggaaggtgagCACTTGTTTTGATGTTGCAGCTGAAAGTGACACCCCGCTGATTTGCTGATTGGTcggtgggtttttttgtctgcagaggATGCAGCGGGCGTTCagggacagaagaggaagagggacGTGGACGACGAGGGCGAGGAAGACGACGACGACGAGGATGACTAGTCCTCCAGCCGAGCGTTGTCTGTGTGTCGTCCTGTCCCGTTTCTGTCCGTCTCAGTCCACCTCCGGACCCGACCTCCGCCAGACAGCAACCACGGCAACCACGGCGCTGCGACCCGAGATAGTTGGTTTCAGTTTGTAATAGAATCACGTGTTTATTTTTAGATGATATATGAGATTTACAGAGAAAGATTTTATCTGAACTCCTCACGTTTCCCTTTAAAACCTGGTTCAGGATCAAAGCTTGTGTCTGCCTCCTCTCCACATCCTGGACTCTGGTCCTCGTCTCAACGTCTCGCTGGACGACTGAAGTCCGGCCGCAGTTTTCTGGTTCCTGACTGGATTTCGGTGTGATTTTGGCTCCTGCTTGTCCTCACAGAAACAGGGAGATTTCTTTCACAGCTTCAGGGACAGCAGCTCTTCTCCTACTGGCACTAAAGGACCTTCTGATGTAGATTTCTGCTTAAGTCCAGTGCAGATTCCAGATCCGTTCGTCCCTCAGATGCTCCTTTAAATCAGAGATCGCTCAGCTGGTACTGcacatgatttattttattgaacaCGATAACTGCACATGCACATAAAATTACAAGTAGCTcatcaaacagaagaaaaccaaACTGTTTCTTTGTGAATCATGTCATGCGGCCTcctcacagcaacatagaaaaactgaaaccctatatgacagcagcagctacacTTTAGGAGCAACTTAACTCCTGCACTCAGGAATTAAAtggatatttatttaaaaactcAACAACTTCAAAACATATTGAAACCTTCCATGTTTCCTTACAGCTTGTAGCTAAAATAGTTTGTACAGATGCTTTTTAAACAGCTGGCAGTGTCTGAATCATACACTGGTGTTCAGAGAAAGTGCATCACCTAGAAACGTCTCCTTTTGCCACTTCCACTCACCTCTCACTTTGGAGCACAGAGGTCTAAATTAACAAACTTGATTTAAAAAGGCTGCAGCTTCTGTCTCAGTCCCTGTTACATGAAACAAACTCGCATGTTTTCTTGAGTGAAACCTGGAGGAGATGCAGAGACAGAGCAGGAAACCTTTGAAGACAGCAGATTTGTGTCCACCTAAAGTAAAAACATATTTGTCCgtgtaaataattaatttgcAACCCTGTAAATCATGTAAGAGCTGCAAGCCACAGCTAATGTAATATTACATCATCACCTGCGTCTGTTTTTGTCTGGTGCAGCCTGTTAGAACTCTTGTTTCAGGTTATTCTGAtaataattagattttaaagCGCGATGCACTTTGTTTGAACATCTGTGTAGTTCAGCTGTGGAGTCGATTTAAAGCTAACAGAGACTCTTCCTCCTGCTCCGGCCGTTTACTTTaaacctctgaactccaagcaggtTCTGGGCGTTTTtagctcctgtcacatttttactcagtgtGGGCTCATTTGTCAGTACTGGAAAATAACTGGAGACTCCAcacactgtagatattttactactaagatttttaatttgtctcctctctgtgtaAACGCAGCCTGCAGTGAGGAAAATGAACTTTTGTCACGTGAAGCTGACTCGCTAATAGCTTCATGGTTGCACCGTGGAGTGCAgattatttttaggttttacaCAATCTGGTCAGAGAAAACAATTTATCTTAGACAATTTTTTAATTGAGACGTGTAAAGGGATTTTAATGAAACATTGATAAAGTTTTTTGACTCAAAAGCACATCATGGATGAGTACTTCAAAGAATGTCGGACAGTTGAAAATCTAATTTAGGTTTTCCAGTTTCtggtgaatacatttttttcatttggcaacttttttttttttaaggcagCATGCCTGTTAAACCCGCCGGCGGGTTTTGGTGTTCAGAGGTTTAAACAGCAGAGTGCTCTAATTACATGTTTCTAATGAAATGAGAACAAAAGTGACAATCTTTAAAGCTTCATGCAGTCATATAGTCGGTGTGAGCGCCACCTGGGACAACACAGGTCTCGTAATCTGCactggattttatttattttcttcctgCAAGCTGGAACCATCAAAGTCGGAGCTTCACCTGCAGCAGAAACCTCTCCTCTGGaccttctttttccttccagCTTTTTACTGTTCGGCATCAGAGACGGTTCTGCAGGAAAAGGACGTGAACACGTTCTCAGGAGCCTCGAACAGGACAGACCATCCACACCGAATCTGATCCTCAACCTTCTGACAGACCAGAGAACAAGAAGTGGCTTCGTCCTGCAGCCATATCAGTGTGAGCGGAGCGGAGAGGAGAGCGCCCCCTTCAGGACCGCACAGCCAGTCAGGGATGTTCACTCGGCCCCGTCACAGTTAGAGATATGCAGACCTGCTGTCGCTCAGGTCCACATAGGAGATCCTAGTGATGATCATATTcccagtgtgtgtttgatttgttGTAGGGGGGAGATGGGGGGGCGGGTGGGAGGAATATTTagttctgatgtgtttttttcttttgtgttattGATCAgcagctgttgatgtttttagttTGATGTAAAACCGAGCGGCTCATCCTCAAACTGCCCATCCCTGCGTGATGATCACACCGCCGCCGTGTCGCACTTCAGGCTCCGCCTCCGACAAAACGACCCCCAGTTTGACCTGAGCTTGCTGAAGATGTTTCATGTATGGTGCATTCAGGTCAcaatcagaaaacaaacaagtatTAAGAAATGTCTCGAAAACAGACACGTTTAAATTGAGCCAACTTTATTTATGCTTGTTGATGTTTAGTGACTTTTATTTTCCAGCGTTTGTTGCTGAGCAGGCTGCAGGTTTACTTCCTGATTCACCTGAACTCAAATGCCTCAGGTGATCCCACCGCTTTGAGTATTGGAGTAAGCAGGTTGCTTTTCATGATGCTACCTTCTGCTTCCTCTTTCCTCCTGGAAATCGTTCCCCCTCCACCATCATGGAgggttttcctgttattttattGCACCTTGAGGAGACGAGGAGGCTTCAGGAGGAGCTCAGAGATGAAACTCATTTCTCATTTGGCAGCTTCGGCTCGTCCGTCCTCGCGTCACTTCTTTACGTCTCAGCTTTTCCTAGCATCATGAAAAGCAGccacagtgtttttctttgtaggAGGTGGAGCCTGAAACCAGACACACCTGTCACGTCTGATTCAGGTGTCGCTGCTCTCTGCAGCTTTTAACTCTACTTCCTCC from Acanthochromis polyacanthus isolate Apoly-LR-REF ecotype Palm Island chromosome 11, KAUST_Apoly_ChrSc, whole genome shotgun sequence includes the following:
- the anp32e gene encoding acidic leucine-rich nuclear phosphoprotein 32 family member E isoform X2, encoding MDMKKRIALEQRNRSPAEIAELVVDNSRSADGEVEGLTDEFTELEFLSMVNVGLSSLAKLPSLPKLRKLELSDNNLSGSLETLSEKCPNLTYLNLSGNKIKELSTVEALQNLKSLQSLDLFNCEITSLEDYRESVFELLPQVTYLDGFDQEDNEAPDSEADDEDEDGEDGAGPTGDYDEDDDEEEDEDGSEGGEVGLSFQDEDEEDYAEEEEEEDAAGVQGQKRKRDVDDEGEEDDDDEDD
- the anp32e gene encoding acidic leucine-rich nuclear phosphoprotein 32 family member E isoform X1 yields the protein MDMKKRIALEQRNRSPAEIAELVVDNSRSADGEVEGLTDEFTELEFLSMVNVGLSSLAKLPSLPKLRKLELSDNNLSGSLETLSEKCPNLTYLNLSGNKIKELSTVEALQNLKSLQSLDLFNCEITSLEDYRESVFELLPQVTYLDGFDQEDNEAPDSEADDEDEDGEDGAGPTGDYDEDDDEEEDEDGSEGGEVGLSFQVNRGDQDEDEEDYAEEEEEEDAAGVQGQKRKRDVDDEGEEDDDDEDD
- the anp32e gene encoding acidic leucine-rich nuclear phosphoprotein 32 family member E isoform X3 is translated as MDMKKRIALEQRNRSPAEIAELVVDNSRSADGEVEGLTDEFTELEFLSMVNVGLSSLAKLPSLPKLRKLELSDNNLSGSLETLSEKCPNLTYLNLSGNKIKELSTVEALQNLKSLQSLDLFNCEITSLEDYRESVFELLPQVTYLDGFDQEDNEAPDSEADDEDEDGEDGAGPTGDYDEDDDEEEDEDGSEGGEDEDEEDYAEEEEEEDAAGVQGQKRKRDVDDEGEEDDDDEDD